The following coding sequences lie in one Methylotenera versatilis 301 genomic window:
- the mfd gene encoding transcription-repair coupling factor: MSQTSLLVPKSGQSNRVELSTNGEDGLALAELALKIKSASPTKPLVIITANAFDAQRLLEEIPYFAPSLTVNLLPDWETLPYDQFSPHPDLISDRLTTLYQISQNSCDVIIVPLSTALIRLSPKAYLSANTFMLKKGQILDTEALRRQCAEAGYHHVSQVISHGEFSVRGGLVDLFPMGSALPYRIDLFDNEIETIRTFDVDTQRSLYPVPEIRLLPAREFPLDEAGVALFRGQFREAFEGDPQRAKIYKDVSKGIASGGIEWYLPLFFEQTATFLDYLPTDCVLCLHGDLDQSAQQFWREAQSRYRTLAHDAERPLLTPETLLIKTEDFFSTSHQFTRISLNTNSKTTGLPALDIERRAEKPLHKLQSYISDFSGRILIAAESLGRRETISQLFAEHGIQPALIETWAEFVDSKEKVMLGVSPLHHGFCLENKTISKSIAVITEAELYAATVRQQRRREKEKARSTEGMLKDLSELRMDDPVVHEQHGVGRYKGLVNIDFGEGETELLLLEYFGDDKLYVPVSQLFLISRYSGGPPESAPLHRLGSGNWEKAKKKALKQIRDTAAELLNLYAQRASRRGHAFTLSLHDYETFCEGFPFEETPDQLEAIENVIKDMQSGRPMDRLVCGDVGFGKTEVALRAAFVAVMGGRQVAVLVPTTLLAEQHFNNFKDRFAEWPIKIAEISRFRTAKEQKEALAGLEAGQIDIIIGTHRLIQKDVKFKNLGLVVLDEEHRFGVRQKEQLKALRAEVDILTLTATPIPRTLSMAMEGLREFSIITTPPQKRLSIKTFHTDYSEGIIREAVMREFKRGGQVYFLHNEVDTIHSMREKLERIVPDARIAVAHGQLRERELEHVMRDFYNQRYNLLLCTTIIETGIDVPTANTIILNKADMFGLAQMHQLRGRVGRSHHQAYAYLLTDPDRKITVQAQKRLDAIQLMEDLGAGFHLAMHDLEIRGAGELLGDSQSGEMQEIGFHLYSDMLNHAVKQLKAGKEPDLNAPLGVTTEINLHTPALLPTKYCPDVHERLVIYKRLANCVNDDDLDNMQEELIDRFGLLPEQGEALIACHRLRIAAKAIGIIKIDASSETIQLQFNPKADIDPTKLIALLQRDRRCRMNGPDKLRVTIGLEDLQLRADFVKTLLKEFI; encoded by the coding sequence ATGTCGCAGACTTCACTGCTAGTTCCAAAATCAGGTCAATCTAACCGTGTTGAGCTTTCAACCAATGGCGAAGATGGGCTAGCTTTAGCTGAGTTAGCGCTTAAAATTAAAAGTGCCTCGCCTACAAAACCATTAGTGATTATTACCGCGAATGCCTTTGATGCGCAGCGGTTGCTTGAAGAAATTCCATACTTTGCGCCCTCCCTCACGGTTAATTTATTACCTGATTGGGAAACACTGCCCTACGATCAATTTTCACCACATCCTGACTTAATTTCAGATCGACTCACCACGCTTTACCAAATCAGCCAAAATTCATGTGATGTGATTATTGTGCCGCTATCAACTGCCTTGATTCGCTTAAGCCCTAAGGCATATTTAAGTGCGAATACCTTTATGCTCAAAAAAGGGCAGATACTGGATACTGAAGCGCTGCGACGCCAATGTGCTGAAGCTGGTTATCACCATGTGAGTCAAGTGATTTCGCATGGTGAATTTAGTGTACGTGGCGGCCTAGTTGATTTATTTCCTATGGGTTCAGCGCTACCTTACCGTATTGATTTATTTGATAACGAAATTGAAACCATACGCACATTTGATGTAGACACACAGCGCAGCCTTTACCCTGTACCGGAAATTCGACTGTTACCTGCGCGTGAGTTTCCGCTAGATGAAGCAGGTGTCGCGCTATTTCGTGGTCAGTTTAGAGAAGCATTTGAAGGCGACCCACAACGCGCAAAAATCTATAAAGATGTCAGCAAAGGCATAGCTTCTGGCGGTATTGAATGGTATTTACCGTTGTTTTTCGAACAAACAGCGACCTTCCTCGACTATCTGCCTACCGATTGCGTCCTTTGCTTGCATGGTGATTTAGACCAAAGTGCGCAACAGTTTTGGCGCGAGGCGCAATCTCGTTACCGCACACTGGCGCATGATGCGGAACGTCCATTATTAACACCTGAAACACTACTGATTAAAACAGAAGATTTCTTTAGCACCTCGCATCAATTTACACGTATTTCATTAAACACAAACAGTAAGACAACTGGCTTACCAGCGTTAGATATTGAGCGCCGAGCTGAAAAGCCTTTGCATAAACTACAAAGCTATATCAGTGATTTTTCTGGTCGCATTTTAATTGCTGCAGAAAGCCTAGGTCGCAGAGAAACCATTTCACAGCTATTTGCTGAACATGGCATACAACCAGCCTTGATTGAGACTTGGGCAGAGTTCGTCGATTCTAAAGAAAAAGTAATGCTAGGCGTGTCACCGTTGCATCATGGTTTTTGTTTAGAAAACAAAACCATCAGCAAATCAATCGCCGTGATTACAGAAGCTGAACTTTACGCCGCCACAGTTCGCCAGCAACGCCGTAGAGAAAAAGAAAAAGCCCGCAGTACAGAAGGCATGCTCAAAGATTTATCTGAGCTACGCATGGACGACCCTGTGGTACATGAACAACATGGTGTGGGACGTTACAAAGGCTTAGTGAATATAGATTTCGGCGAAGGCGAAACTGAGCTTTTGCTATTGGAATATTTCGGCGACGATAAACTTTACGTGCCAGTTTCACAGCTATTCTTAATCTCACGTTATTCTGGCGGACCGCCTGAGTCCGCCCCGTTGCACCGTTTAGGTAGTGGTAATTGGGAAAAAGCCAAGAAAAAAGCACTCAAACAAATTCGTGATACTGCTGCTGAACTGCTTAATCTATACGCACAACGCGCATCACGTCGTGGTCATGCGTTTACCTTGAGCTTGCACGATTATGAAACTTTTTGTGAAGGCTTTCCGTTTGAAGAAACACCAGACCAATTAGAAGCCATTGAAAACGTCATCAAAGATATGCAATCTGGCCGTCCAATGGATAGGTTAGTCTGTGGCGATGTAGGCTTTGGTAAAACTGAAGTTGCACTACGCGCCGCTTTTGTAGCGGTGATGGGTGGCAGGCAAGTTGCCGTGCTTGTACCAACCACACTATTAGCCGAACAACACTTTAACAACTTTAAAGATCGTTTCGCTGAATGGCCGATTAAAATTGCTGAAATCTCGCGCTTTAGAACTGCCAAAGAGCAAAAAGAAGCATTGGCTGGCTTAGAGGCAGGGCAAATCGACATCATTATCGGTACGCATCGCTTGATTCAAAAAGATGTAAAATTTAAGAATTTAGGGCTAGTGGTATTAGATGAAGAGCACCGCTTTGGTGTTCGACAAAAAGAGCAGTTAAAAGCTCTACGTGCCGAGGTTGATATACTCACGCTAACAGCCACGCCAATTCCACGCACGCTAAGTATGGCGATGGAAGGCTTGCGCGAATTTTCAATTATCACAACGCCGCCGCAAAAACGTTTGAGCATCAAAACATTCCATACCGATTATTCTGAAGGCATCATTCGCGAAGCCGTCATGCGTGAATTTAAGCGTGGTGGTCAGGTTTATTTCTTACATAATGAAGTGGATACTATCCACTCCATGCGCGAAAAGCTTGAACGCATTGTGCCTGATGCCCGCATTGCGGTGGCGCACGGCCAGTTACGTGAGCGCGAGCTAGAACATGTCATGCGAGATTTTTATAATCAGCGTTACAACTTATTGCTATGCACTACCATTATTGAAACTGGTATTGATGTACCAACAGCCAATACCATCATTTTGAACAAAGCCGATATGTTTGGTTTAGCGCAAATGCACCAGTTACGTGGCCGCGTGGGTCGCTCGCATCACCAAGCATATGCTTACTTGCTCACAGACCCAGATCGTAAAATTACCGTACAGGCGCAAAAGCGCTTAGATGCGATTCAACTGATGGAAGATCTAGGTGCAGGCTTTCATCTTGCGATGCACGATTTAGAAATTCGCGGTGCAGGTGAGTTATTAGGCGACAGCCAAAGTGGTGAAATGCAAGAAATCGGCTTTCATTTGTATTCTGACATGCTCAACCATGCAGTGAAGCAACTCAAAGCAGGTAAAGAGCCTGACTTAAATGCACCGCTTGGCGTCACAACTGAAATCAATTTACATACGCCAGCGCTGCTACCCACCAAATATTGCCCTGATGTGCATGAGCGCTTGGTCATTTATAAACGCCTAGCTAACTGCGTCAATGACGATGATTTAGACAATATGCAAGAAGAGCTGATCGACCGCTTTGGCTTGCTGCCAGAGCAAGGCGAAGCACTCATTGCCTGCCACAGATTACGTATTGCCGCTAAAGCGATTGGCATCATTAAAATTGACGCCAGTTCTGAAACTATTCAGCTACAATTTAACCCCAAAGCAGACATTGACCCAACCAAGTTGATTGCCTTATTACAGCGTGACCGCCGTTGTCGCATGAATGGTCCCGATAAGTTAAGAGTAACGATAGGCTTAGAAGACCTCCAACTAAGAGCTGACTTTGTGAAAACGTTGTTAAAAGAATTTATTTAA
- a CDS encoding Kdo hydroxylase family protein, producing the protein MNIIKTFNFNQWDTTVDSSVRDEVIDALEHGHVIALPQLEFKLLPEEQKFLSPDWADKKSKNISLRPRAGGVSGLKGAIGSEADLSAIQAMIQRYADQSLQLISAILPSYMPNLTIANTSFRPLEVETRASSYRKDDTRLHSDAFPSNPTQGTRLLRVFNNVNPYGKPRVWRVGEPFDKMAEAYLPKTKALLPMQAWLMKQLHITKRTRTEYDHRMLQLHDQLKADMHYQQHAPQQSVNFMPGTTWIVYSDQVLHAAMAGQYMMEQTFSLPANALKWPETAPLKVLEKMLNKPLINSR; encoded by the coding sequence ATGAATATCATCAAAACATTCAATTTTAATCAGTGGGATACCACGGTAGATTCTTCTGTGAGAGATGAAGTCATTGATGCCTTAGAGCACGGGCATGTGATTGCGCTGCCACAACTCGAATTCAAGTTATTACCCGAAGAGCAGAAATTCCTCTCCCCAGATTGGGCAGATAAAAAATCGAAGAATATCTCATTAAGACCTCGCGCAGGAGGAGTTAGTGGGCTAAAAGGTGCAATAGGAAGCGAAGCTGATTTAAGTGCAATTCAAGCAATGATACAGCGCTATGCAGATCAGTCATTACAGCTGATCTCGGCAATATTGCCGAGTTATATGCCAAACTTAACCATTGCCAATACAAGCTTTAGACCACTTGAAGTGGAAACTCGTGCGAGTTCATATCGTAAAGATGATACGCGCTTACATTCAGATGCGTTTCCATCTAACCCTACGCAAGGCACAAGATTACTCAGAGTATTTAACAATGTGAACCCTTACGGAAAACCACGCGTTTGGCGGGTAGGCGAACCGTTTGATAAAATGGCAGAAGCCTATTTGCCTAAAACCAAAGCATTGCTGCCTATGCAAGCTTGGTTAATGAAGCAGCTTCATATTACCAAAAGAACGCGTACCGAATACGACCATCGTATGCTGCAGCTGCACGACCAGCTCAAAGCTGACATGCATTACCAACAGCATGCACCTCAACAATCCGTCAACTTCATGCCAGGAACCACTTGGATTGTCTATTCAGACCAAGTGCTGCACGCAGCCATGGCGGGTCAATACATGATGGAGCAAACGTTTTCTTTACCCGCTAACGCACTTAAGTGGCCAGAAACTGCACCGCTAAAAGTGTTAGAGAAAATGCTAAATAAACCTTTGATTAACTCAAGATAA
- a CDS encoding UvrD-helicase domain-containing protein, whose amino-acid sequence MTLGINSDLSTLDLNQMDTLNRVRALELASFIVEAPAGAGKTELLTQRYLKLLATVNEPEEIIALTFTNKAAAEMRNRILLSLENAQNQTVEAAAHKLKTRELANAALLQSNVKSWDIINQPSRLRILTIDALCSSLTRQMPLLSKFGGQPAVSDDTDSHYIEASRRAIAHIVHETKPDDTVIVALSYLDNNSEKLAELLAKMLARRDQWLPHAVDLHSKDIEEVSQNTAVALQHLIAENLQVVLDTLTPRVQSLLMPIARYAASNLEADAEIAPLRDWQQPITAEAECLPDWQALANFLVTKSERTFRKSLNKNIGFPATPEGKTYKEAYSEIVSSLESSQVIASVLDLPALANIAENQEIIKALTRLLILAERHLWIVFQAAGEVDFVAIAQSAQLALENEQGATDLALKLDYKISHLLIDEFQDTSPVQTRLIEKLIEGWQPDDGRTLFCVGDPMQSIYRFRKADVSLFLQASEFGIGHLPLTRLQLSRNNRSHPAVVDWINNAFKQVFPANDNINQGAISYRKFTATRPNVAGEGVTLHPLILEVTDQEESQKADLKQIEANYVADLIVKLRSENGAHYNIAVLVRSRSHLKELVSEIRRNHPALKFQAVEIEHLNERQTVQDALSLVCALHHRADRTHWLNVLRAPWCGLTLADLHALAADNHRATIWQLMQDKARLSRLSEDGQLRLAHVNSVLTTAFNGQGRMPLRRWIESTWLQLGGGKCLVDAGDNRDVQVFFDLVEKTGRSGHLDIASLELGMQKLYAKPDIEADGSVQFLTIHKSKGLEFDAVILPALNRQPRNGDNELVLWQEVVVDNHLHLIVAPLKSKAVAKTNTGADVYDFLKNLEKTRAENELVRLLYVAATRAHRQLHLIASMQANKEGEIKPTANSLLQGLWPAVEADFAQATPVKQNVNAQAGLDIKQFKPQLQRLPSEHFVHISNSTLIGDDIVGRPLARHEGLKADLQMNEQSDVLGDFSSERAREIDFQKHCGTLAHLYMELFAKTDLQSWTYQRLEQCQPAMQKWLAQQGHVKQLADQGAMQVLAALQTTLASAAGQWVLQNHTDSVSELSLLQTQEDGVKNHVIDRTFIENDVRWIVDYKLTTLDEAKSTTDDLSLMAEQHRPQLERYAGLFSHENLPIKKAVLFLSAGKLVEL is encoded by the coding sequence ATGACACTAGGCATAAACTCTGATTTAAGCACTTTAGACTTAAATCAAATGGACACTTTAAACCGTGTCCGCGCACTAGAACTCGCCTCATTTATTGTTGAAGCGCCTGCTGGCGCAGGTAAAACGGAGTTGCTTACGCAACGTTATTTGAAACTATTAGCGACGGTCAATGAGCCAGAAGAAATCATCGCACTCACCTTCACCAATAAAGCGGCGGCTGAAATGCGTAACCGTATTTTACTCAGTCTGGAAAATGCGCAAAATCAAACAGTTGAAGCCGCAGCCCACAAATTAAAAACACGTGAATTAGCCAATGCTGCTTTGCTACAATCAAATGTAAAGTCATGGGATATTATTAATCAGCCAAGCCGGCTACGCATTTTAACTATAGATGCTTTGTGCAGCAGCTTAACGCGCCAAATGCCTTTGCTCAGCAAGTTTGGCGGCCAACCTGCTGTGAGTGACGATACTGATAGTCACTACATAGAGGCATCACGCCGTGCGATAGCCCATATCGTGCATGAAACTAAGCCAGACGATACTGTCATCGTTGCTTTGAGCTACTTAGACAACAATAGTGAAAAACTGGCTGAGTTATTGGCAAAAATGTTAGCAAGGCGTGATCAATGGCTGCCACATGCAGTTGATTTGCATAGTAAAGATATCGAAGAGGTTTCTCAGAATACAGCGGTTGCACTGCAACATTTAATCGCTGAAAACTTACAAGTGGTGCTCGATACATTAACACCTAGAGTGCAAAGTTTACTCATGCCGATTGCCAGATATGCTGCGAGTAATTTAGAGGCAGATGCCGAGATTGCGCCTTTGCGAGATTGGCAACAGCCAATCACTGCAGAGGCTGAATGCTTGCCGGATTGGCAAGCGCTGGCGAATTTCCTAGTGACTAAATCAGAGCGAACATTTCGTAAGAGTCTCAATAAAAATATAGGTTTTCCAGCGACGCCTGAAGGCAAAACTTACAAAGAGGCTTACTCTGAAATAGTGAGTAGTTTAGAAAGTAGCCAAGTGATTGCAAGTGTGCTCGATTTGCCTGCTTTAGCGAATATTGCCGAGAATCAAGAGATTATTAAAGCACTCACAAGATTGCTGATATTGGCTGAGCGGCATTTATGGATAGTCTTTCAGGCGGCTGGCGAAGTGGATTTCGTTGCCATTGCGCAAAGTGCACAACTGGCGCTAGAAAACGAGCAGGGTGCGACTGATTTGGCGCTCAAACTAGACTATAAAATCTCACATTTGCTGATTGATGAGTTTCAAGATACCAGCCCAGTACAAACACGTTTAATAGAAAAACTCATAGAGGGTTGGCAACCAGATGATGGGCGCACCTTATTCTGCGTGGGTGATCCTATGCAATCCATCTACCGTTTTCGTAAGGCGGATGTGAGCTTGTTTCTACAAGCAAGCGAGTTTGGTATCGGTCATTTGCCGCTGACACGATTACAGCTAAGCCGCAATAATCGCTCGCATCCAGCGGTGGTCGATTGGATTAATAACGCATTTAAGCAAGTTTTCCCTGCGAACGATAATATCAACCAAGGTGCCATTAGCTACAGAAAGTTTACAGCTACGCGACCTAATGTAGCAGGTGAAGGTGTCACTTTGCATCCGTTGATTTTGGAGGTGACGGATCAAGAAGAAAGCCAAAAAGCTGACCTTAAGCAGATTGAAGCTAACTATGTAGCAGATTTAATCGTCAAACTTCGTTCGGAGAATGGCGCTCACTATAATATTGCTGTGTTAGTCAGAAGCCGCAGCCATTTAAAAGAGCTGGTGTCTGAAATTAGACGTAATCACCCCGCGCTGAAATTTCAAGCCGTTGAGATTGAACATTTGAATGAGCGACAAACCGTGCAAGACGCGTTGTCATTGGTCTGCGCGCTTCATCACCGTGCCGATAGAACGCATTGGCTCAATGTGTTGCGTGCGCCATGGTGTGGGCTAACCTTAGCGGATTTGCATGCGTTGGCAGCGGATAACCACCGTGCAACTATATGGCAATTGATGCAAGATAAAGCGCGATTAAGCCGCTTGAGTGAAGATGGTCAGTTACGCTTAGCGCACGTTAATAGCGTGTTAACCACTGCATTTAACGGACAAGGTCGCATGCCTTTACGTCGTTGGATAGAAAGCACCTGGCTGCAATTAGGTGGTGGTAAGTGCTTGGTCGATGCGGGAGATAATCGTGATGTGCAAGTGTTTTTTGATTTGGTCGAAAAAACTGGTCGTAGCGGGCATTTAGATATTGCTTCACTAGAGTTAGGCATGCAAAAGCTTTACGCAAAGCCAGATATCGAAGCTGATGGCAGCGTGCAGTTTTTAACCATCCATAAGTCTAAAGGTTTGGAGTTTGATGCTGTGATACTGCCAGCGCTAAATCGTCAGCCTAGAAATGGAGATAATGAGTTGGTGCTATGGCAAGAAGTGGTGGTGGATAATCATTTACATTTAATTGTTGCACCATTAAAGAGTAAAGCAGTTGCTAAAACTAATACAGGCGCTGACGTATATGATTTTCTTAAAAATTTAGAAAAAACGCGTGCAGAGAATGAATTGGTGCGTTTGCTGTATGTGGCAGCAACGCGCGCGCATAGACAGCTACATTTGATTGCTAGTATGCAAGCCAATAAAGAAGGTGAAATTAAACCTACAGCAAATTCCTTGCTACAAGGATTATGGCCTGCGGTAGAGGCGGACTTTGCCCAAGCGACACCCGTTAAGCAAAATGTTAATGCCCAAGCAGGGCTAGATATAAAGCAATTTAAGCCGCAATTGCAACGTTTGCCTAGTGAGCATTTTGTACATATTTCCAACTCAACTCTTATTGGTGATGATATTGTAGGTCGGCCTTTAGCTCGACATGAAGGGCTAAAGGCCGACCTACAAATGAATGAGCAATCTGATGTTTTAGGTGACTTCTCCAGTGAACGTGCTCGTGAAATTGATTTCCAAAAACACTGCGGCACACTCGCGCATCTATATATGGAGCTGTTCGCAAAAACAGATCTGCAAAGTTGGACATATCAACGTTTAGAGCAATGCCAACCCGCCATGCAAAAGTGGCTGGCACAACAAGGACATGTTAAGCAATTAGCTGATCAGGGCGCTATGCAAGTATTGGCGGCCTTGCAAACCACCTTAGCAAGTGCCGCTGGGCAATGGGTTCTGCAAAATCATACTGATTCAGTAAGTGAATTAAGCTTGTTGCAGACGCAAGAGGATGGTGTTAAAAACCATGTGATAGACCGCACTTTTATTGAGAACGACGTACGCTGGATTGTCGATTATAAATTAACGACATTAGATGAGGCGAAAAGTACAACAGATGATTTAAGTCTTATGGCAGAACAGCACCGCCCACAATTGGAGCGGTATGCGGGGCTATTTAGTCATGAAAACTTGCCCATTAAAAAAGCAGTACTGTTTTTAAGTGCGGGTAAGTTGGTGGAGTTATAA
- a CDS encoding DedA family protein, translating to MLEKFIALVAAWIISVISTMGYGGIVLLMAIESACIPLPSEIIMPFAGFLVSKGEMSLLGIALAGALGCVIGSIPAYYVGMFGGRPLAERYGKYLLISKRDLDWADNAFAKHGQLIIFLGRMLPGVRTFIAFPAGVARMNMSKFIIYTFIGSFIWCWLLGYAGMKTGEHWEDLKVYFHEFHYVIIGAGIIFLIWYVRRHFKQD from the coding sequence ATGTTGGAAAAATTTATCGCGCTTGTCGCCGCATGGATTATAAGCGTCATCTCTACAATGGGCTACGGCGGCATCGTACTACTCATGGCAATTGAGTCGGCTTGTATTCCGCTACCTTCAGAAATCATCATGCCTTTTGCTGGATTCTTGGTTTCAAAAGGTGAAATGTCACTTCTAGGCATTGCGCTAGCTGGTGCATTGGGTTGCGTTATCGGCTCAATTCCAGCTTATTATGTCGGTATGTTTGGTGGCAGACCGCTAGCAGAACGATATGGCAAGTATTTACTGATTAGCAAAAGAGATTTAGATTGGGCGGATAATGCCTTTGCAAAGCATGGTCAGCTCATTATTTTTCTTGGTCGTATGTTACCTGGTGTACGCACTTTTATCGCTTTTCCAGCGGGTGTTGCGCGGATGAACATGTCTAAATTCATCATTTACACCTTTATCGGCTCGTTCATTTGGTGTTGGTTACTGGGTTACGCCGGAATGAAAACTGGTGAGCATTGGGAAGATTTAAAAGTATATTTCCATGAATTCCATTACGTCATAATCGGCGCAGGAATCATTTTTTTGATTTGGTATGTCAGACGCCACTTTAAGCAAGATTAA